The window TTTGAAAGAACGTGTCTGGATGTTACGAGGCGATCTTGATATATGTAGCAATGTAGGAAAGGGGACAAAGATAACGATTAATATACCTCTGACAAAGAGAGATCTTAAATGAATTCTTACCGAATCATTCTAGCAGATGATCATTCTCTCTTTAGAATAGGTTTAAAACGGATCCTCAGTGAATCTTCTGGCTTAGATGTGGTTGGAGAAGCTGGAGATGGGCTTGAACTCATTAACCTATTGAAAACGGTTACTCCTGATATGGTTATTGTGGATATATCCATGCCTAATTTAAGAGGCATTGAAGCTATTCATGATATAAGAATCACCAACCCTGAATTGAAAATACTTGTCTTAACAATGCATAAAGACAAAGAATATCTCCAGAAGGCCACTATAGTAGGTGCCAATGGCTATCTTCTAAAGGAGGATGCGGATAAAGAACTATTCACGGCAATTGAAAAGATAAGACAAGGTAAATTCTATATTTCTCCCAGGCTTATAGAAGATCTAACACATGATTGGGTAAGTATACACCGTGGAGATTACAAGCCATCTATA of the Nitrospirota bacterium genome contains:
- a CDS encoding response regulator transcription factor, translated to MNSYRIILADDHSLFRIGLKRILSESSGLDVVGEAGDGLELINLLKTVTPDMVIVDISMPNLRGIEAIHDIRITNPELKILVLTMHKDKEYLQKATIVGANGYLLKEDADKELFTAIEKIRQGKFYISPRLIEDLTHDWVSIHRGDYKPSIENERLSNREKEVLKLIAEGKSNKEISRLLFISIRTVERHRANIMAKLNVKKTADLVKYAVQKGYV